The following proteins are co-located in the Hippoglossus stenolepis isolate QCI-W04-F060 chromosome 23, HSTE1.2, whole genome shotgun sequence genome:
- the LOC118102240 gene encoding secretory phospholipase A2 receptor-like isoform X1 encodes MKKLKDTVSAAGHSSEVWIGLYSHIDWKWSDGFNQSGAEYRRWQSTDPNYVAANELCVVQLQYGTWYDNECHEQSPFVCYRGTLEDSDFVPVNTAKNWTEAQSHCREHYTDLATVRNNADRDKIRNIIYRLGPAWIGLYRDPQIYWSDGSNYSFSSWYQGDHPLGSMKVVCGVADLEKGGNWTLFSCEERKPFVCYSVPTAVKTLVKVRVELQDSSVDLNDPAVKEQILKEFQERLKEKGLSGVTLKWKEKADGKVFHKEEKGSDKKKKTEL; translated from the exons atgaagaaacttaaAGACACAGTTTCCGCCGCTGGTCACAGCTCTGAGGTTTGGATTGGCCTGTACAGTCATATTGACTGGAAGTGGTCAGATGGGTTCaaccagagtggagctgaatataGGAGGTGGCAGTCTACTGACCCAAACTATGTAGCAGCCAATGAGCTCTGTGTGGTCCAGTTACAGTATGGAACATGGTATGATAATGAATGCCATGAACAGagtccatttgtctgctacagag gaacattagaggaTTCTGACTTTGTGCCAGTGAATACAGCAAAGAATTGGACTGAGGCTCAGAGTcactgcagagaacactacACAGATCTGGCCACTGTGAGGAACAACGCTGACAGAGACAAGATAAGGAACATAATATACCGTCTCGGACCGGCATGGATCGGTTTGTACAGAGATCCTCAGATTTACTGGTCCGACGGGAGTAActactcattcagctcctggtatCAGGGTGACCACCCACTTGGCTCGATGAAAGTCGTATGTGGTGTTGCAGATTTGGAGAAGGGAGGAAACTGGACgttattttcctgtgaagaaagaaaaccatttgtctgctacagcgTCCCAA CAGCAGTTAAGACGTTGGTGAAGGTGAGGGTGGAGCTACAGGACTCCTCTgtggacctgaatgaccctgctgtgaaagaaCAGATTCTGAAAGAG ttcCAGGAAAGATTGAAGGAGAAAGGACTGAGTGGCGTCACCttgaagtggaaagaaaaggctgatgggaaagtTTTCCACAAGGAGGAAAAAGGTtctgacaagaaaaaaaagactgagcTTTAA
- the LOC118102240 gene encoding secretory phospholipase A2 receptor-like isoform X2, protein MKKLKDTVSAAGHSSEVWIGLYSHIDWKWSDGFNQSGAEYRRWQSTDPNYVAANELCVVQLQYGTWYDNECHEQSPFVCYRGTLEDSDFVPVNTAKNWTEAQSHCREHYTDLATVRNNADRDKIRNIIYRLGPAWIGLYRDPQIYWSDGSNYSFSSWYQGDHPLGSMKVVCGVADLEKGGNWTLFSCEERKPFVCYSVPTVKTLVKVRVELQDSSVDLNDPAVKEQILKEFQERLKEKGLSGVTLKWKEKADGKVFHKEEKGSDKKKKTEL, encoded by the exons atgaagaaacttaaAGACACAGTTTCCGCCGCTGGTCACAGCTCTGAGGTTTGGATTGGCCTGTACAGTCATATTGACTGGAAGTGGTCAGATGGGTTCaaccagagtggagctgaatataGGAGGTGGCAGTCTACTGACCCAAACTATGTAGCAGCCAATGAGCTCTGTGTGGTCCAGTTACAGTATGGAACATGGTATGATAATGAATGCCATGAACAGagtccatttgtctgctacagag gaacattagaggaTTCTGACTTTGTGCCAGTGAATACAGCAAAGAATTGGACTGAGGCTCAGAGTcactgcagagaacactacACAGATCTGGCCACTGTGAGGAACAACGCTGACAGAGACAAGATAAGGAACATAATATACCGTCTCGGACCGGCATGGATCGGTTTGTACAGAGATCCTCAGATTTACTGGTCCGACGGGAGTAActactcattcagctcctggtatCAGGGTGACCACCCACTTGGCTCGATGAAAGTCGTATGTGGTGTTGCAGATTTGGAGAAGGGAGGAAACTGGACgttattttcctgtgaagaaagaaaaccatttgtctgctacagcgTCCCAA CAGTTAAGACGTTGGTGAAGGTGAGGGTGGAGCTACAGGACTCCTCTgtggacctgaatgaccctgctgtgaaagaaCAGATTCTGAAAGAG ttcCAGGAAAGATTGAAGGAGAAAGGACTGAGTGGCGTCACCttgaagtggaaagaaaaggctgatgggaaagtTTTCCACAAGGAGGAAAAAGGTtctgacaagaaaaaaaagactgagcTTTAA